A stretch of Pseudophryne corroboree isolate aPseCor3 chromosome 9, aPseCor3.hap2, whole genome shotgun sequence DNA encodes these proteins:
- the INSL5 gene encoding insulin-like peptide INSL5 yields MRVLPVCCVLLMVLVAAEQVEGDGQFVKLCGREFIRAVIYTCGGSRWRRLLSEKPQDMTDREKLFSAHAGDEDQTGLVEYQVQKINSQDYEDLQQTGSLEEFWGTKKNSAQERRDLNELLTTACCKSGCKKKDLSSLC; encoded by the exons ATGAGGGTCCTGCCTGTCTGCTGTGTTCTGCTCATGGTCCTGGTAGCAGCTGAACAAGTGGAAGGAGATGGACAGTTTGTGAAACTCTGCGGCAGGGAGTTCATCAGAGCTGTGATCTACACCTGCGGCGGGTCCAGGTGGAGGAGGCTTTTGTCTGAAAAACCCCAAGACATGACTG ACAGGGAAAAGCTCTTTTCCGCGCACGCTGGAGACGAGGATCAGACTGGACTGGTGGAATATCAGGTGCAGAAAATCAACTCGCAGGACTACGAGGACTTGCAGCAGACGGGGTCCTTGGAAGAGTTTTGGGGTACAAAGAAAAACTCCGCTCAAGAGCGACGGGACCTGAATGAATTACTAACCACAGCCTGCTGCAAGTCCGGCTGCAAGAAAAAGGACCTGAGCTCACTGTGTTAG